Genomic window (Dictyoglomus thermophilum H-6-12):
ATACTTAGGATAACAGCTCTTCGGACTTTTTGAATAGTCTTTTCCAGAATAACCTATTTATAGTAACCACTATTAAAGCCATAACTAGGGTACTTGCTGCAAGAAGTGAATTATTCCCCTTGCTTGATGCTTCAGTAATAAGAGCTCCAAGTCCTTTTATTTTATAGATTTGGTTATGAAATTCTATATATTCAGAAACTATACTTGCGTTAAATGCTCCTCCCATAGCAGTAATACCGCCTGTCACAAGAAATGGTAGAATAGAGGGAATAATAAGTATTTTCCACTTGTCAATTTTACTTAATTTTAATAGTTCACTTACTTCAATAAGATCATTAGGAATAGACATTCCTCCTGCGATGATGTTAAATAGTAAATACCATTGAGTACCCAAAAGCATTAGTACAATACTTGCTATATTTAATCCTCCAGGAAGATTTATCAGATACATGACTATTACTGGAAAGATAGCGGTTGCAGGTACCGAGGCCACTATTTGTACAATTGGTTGTATTACCTTTGAGAGTTTAGGATTCATACCTATTCTTACTCCCAATGGGAGAGTCCAGGATAGTGCAATTAGCACTGCAGTTGTAACTCTAAGTAGAGTAAGGAATGCTGAGTAGATTATATCCTTCCACATGTTTAATGGTAAGTTTATAATTAATTTTAGAAGTCCAATAAATCCTCTTAATACAAGAAAGATTAAGATGGTGGACACAATGAGGTTTAATAGTTTTGAAATTTTAGATGTTTTTATTTCTTGTTTTTCTTTCTTATCGTAATAAGAGATAAATAAAATTTCTAACCTTTCTCTTAAAGGTAAGATAATCTTTTTATAGAGGAGGTCAAAAATACGTGATCTTCTATACCATAAAAGTACTTTTGATTCATAGTATTCTTCTGCCTGAACATATTCTACCTTAAATTTTTGACTCCAAGAAAGGAGAGGTCTCCAAACTAATTGATCAAGAAGAATTATCACAGTAATCAAAGCAAAAAGGCCATAAAATATTTTCAAAAGATCACCCTTTAAAGCGGCAAAGGACAGGTAAGAACCAAGTCCTGGTAGGACGAAATTTTGATTTGTCAGGGTAAACATCTCACATGCCATAAGGAAGAACCAACCTCCAGCCCAAGACATCATACTATTCCAAATTAATCCGATAGCAGAGTAGGGAAGTTCTAGATACCAAAATCTTTGCCATGGGTTTAATTTGAATAATTGGGCTGCTTCTTTTAAATCTCTTGGGATAGAGATTAAAGATTGGTAAAAACTAAATACCATGTTCCATACCTGTCCTGTGAAAATAAGAATTATGGAGGTAATTTCAAGGCCTAATTTTGATCCTGGAAACATAGAAATAACTGCCATGAATACTGGGGGAAGGAAGGAAAGTACAGGAATTGATTGAAGTATGTCTAGTAGTGGTATAAGAATTTTTTCAAGACTTTTTTTGTAAGCAGCAGTATAGGCATAAACGATGGTAAATATTAATGAAATAAAATATGCAAGAATCATTCTTAAAAGAGAGAAAAGAGAATAAAGAGGAAGCTTTTGAGGGGATAAATCTAAACTAATTACCTCGGTGGGCTTTGAATATATGGTATTGAGGGAAGATATAGCGTAAATAATACTCCCTATAAATAGGAGTATTATTATATCTCCTAAAGAAAATCGTCTGTATCTTGTTGGAGACCAGATTACCCTGGACATTTTCTCTGGCCTCCTTTATATAAGGGAGAGAGTTTTCTTTTCTCCATGATAACTTTTCTCCTTTCTTTTTGTTTTTGTAGAAAATTAATGGGCGTCTCGGGATGGTATCCTCACTGCTACTCATAAAGCTTTTATCTCTCCCTCCCTTCTTTTTTAAGATTCTTTGTTTTTTGTTATAGCACTGTAAGAGCTTAGCGTCAATTAGAATTGAAAAAAATTAAATTAAAATGATATGATAATCGTAAAAATTAACACCTTTTAGTAGGAGGATATTGGAGCAAAAATGGGTAAGTTGTATGTAAGTTTTATATGGCATATGCATCAACCATATTATAAAGACACTTCTAAAAGTTTATCCATATTCCCTTGGGTTAGATTTCACGGTATTAAGAACTATTACAATATGGTTTCCATACTGAAAGATTTTCCAAAGATAAAGCAGACGTTTAATTTTGTTCCATCCTTACTTTTACAAATACAAGAATACTTGGACAGAAGAACTACAGATTTGTGGTTAGAGAAATCTCTTAAAAAAGCCTCTGAGTTAAATATGGAGGATAAGAAATTTATTTTAGATAACTTTTTCCTCCTTAATAAGGAGAAGATGGGGTTTATATTTCCAAGATTTAAAGAGTTATACTACAAAAAGTTGAATAACGAAGAATACACAGTTCAGGATTTTTTGGATTTACAAGTTTTATATAATCTTGCTTGGTTTGATCCTGATTTGAGAAAGAAAGATTCTTTCTTAATTTATTTGGTAGAAAAAGGCAAAAATTTTACTGAAGAGGAAAAATTAAAAGTTATAGAAAAGCAGTTTGAAATCCTAAGAGGACTTTTTTCTCTTTATAGATCGATGCAGGATTCTGGACAAATAGAAGTGATTTTTTCTCCCTTTTTTCATCCTATAATGCCTCTTTTGATAGACACAAAGAGTGCCAAAGTATCTACGCCTGAGCTTCCTCTTCCTTTTGACTATTTTTCTTTTAAGGAAGATGCAGAAAAGCAGCTTTTCCTTGGAAAAGAATATTATAGAAAGTTATTTGATAAAGATCCTTTAGGTATATGGCCTTCAGAGCAAGCTGTAAGTCCTGAATTTGTAGAAATGGTCTCAGAGTTTAATATTAAATGGTTTGTTTCAGACGAAAGGATTCTTTTTAAAAGTTTGGGAGAAGATTTCTTACGGGATAATGAGGAGTTCATAAATAAGCCAGAAATCCTTTATAAACCTTATAGAATAAATTTGAATGGAAAAGAAGTCTATGCAGTTTTTAGAGATCAGGTTCTGTCAGACAGAATTGGATTTGTCTATATGAATTATCCTCCTGAAGATGGGGCTAAGGATCTATATTATCGTCTTTTAAAAATAAAAAATAGTCTACCTCAAAATTCAGATTTTCTTGTAACTATTGCTTTAGATGGTGAAAATTGTTGGGAGTATTACGATAATGATGGGCGAGATTTCTTAAGAAACCTATATACTTTACTTTCTGATTCTAAAGAGCTTGAGACAATAACGGTAAAAGATTTTATTGAGAAAACAAAAAATTTTGGAGAACTTAATAATATTTTTACTGGATCCTGGATAAATGCTGATCTTACTACTTGGATTGGAGAGATAGAGGAGAATCTTGCATGGGAATATCTAACCATTACAAGGAAGTTTGTAGAGAAGAAGAAAGATCGGGTAGATTGGATAAGCCTTATGGCGGCAGAAGGAAGTGACTGGTTTTGGTGGTATGGAGATGATCAAGAATCAGGATATGACGAGATTTTCGATGAAATTTTTAGGTCTCATCTTAAAAATGTTTATAGATCTATTAATAAAGCTTATCCTTCTTTCCTTGACTTCCCTATTGTTTTTAGAAATCCGTTATGGAGAAGTAGGAGATCTTTAATTTTTACTCCTAAGATCGATGGGATAATTACCTCTAAAGATGAGTGGGTTTTGTCGTCCTTAAATTTGTTAGAAGAGAAGAAAAGTGAATTTATAACAGGAATTTATTATGGTTATGACTTAAGCAACTTATATATGAGAATTGACTTAATGGATAAGGCAGAAAAATATTTTAATGATGATTATTTTATAGTTATCAACTTTTACTCAAGAAACAAAGGTAGCTGTAAATATAGATTAGATTTAAGAAATGAGCTTTGTGGGGATAATATTTCATTGAAGATAAAAGATATAGTTGAGGTTAGTATTCCTTGGGATAAATTCACAGGGTTTGATAGGAATTCAACGATCCATTTTAAGGTTGATTTGTGTAAAAATACAGAGATGGTAGAAAGTCTTGAGGATACAGAGAATTTTTGGTTTGAGATTCCTAATTTAATGGATGAAATTATTACAAAACTATTTCTTTTTGGGGATCCTTCTCGAAAGGTCGAACTTTCGACGATGCTTATTTCTAGGAAAAAAGTTTATAATCTTTATTCTAAAGTAAGTATATTGCAAGATTCTCTTAAAAAAGATTTTGTAAAAATAGAAAATAAGGGTGAAATCATAGAAGTTACCAAACATATTTCTCTAAGAGAGCTTTTATTCTTAATCCAGTGTGTCAGAGATTTGAAGGTTTTTGGAATTTTAGACAAATATGTATGTGCTCCTGTGGGTAGAGTCAGCAAGACAGAAGGAATATATGTGATAGAACCAAAAGTTTTTGTACATGATTTTCTTAAAAAGTATATTGAGAAGGAAAAATTGGAAGTTCCTATTGAGATGGATAAACTGGGAAGGATAGAGATATATGGATTATGAATCTAAATATTTTAAATGGTTAGGGTATGAGGAAACAGTAAGGCTTCAAAAAGAAATAAGTGAGAAAATAATTAAAGAAGATGCATTTAAGAACTTGAGATATGTAGGAGGAGTAGATACTTCTTCTATTGAAGATAAAATAGCAGGAGTAATTGTTGTTTTAGAATTCAATACTTTGGAGGTTCTTGAGGTTTCTATAGAGATTTCTCAAGTTAATTTTCCTTATATTCCAGGTTTTTTAAGTTTTAGAGAGGGACCAATAATCTTAAAAGCATGGGAGAATTTAAAAATCAAACCTGATCTTCTCATCTTTGATGGACAAGGAATTGCTCATCCAAGAAGATTAGGAATAGCTTCTCATGTAGGATATGTTCTTGATGTTCCATCTATCGGTTGTGCTAAGAAAATACTTGTAGGTGTTTATAAAGAACCAGATAAAAAAAGAGGTTCTTTTGAATATATCTATATTGACAATGAGATTGTTGGGGCTGTGGTGAGGACTAAAGATAATGTAAAGCCTGTTTTTGTATCTTTAGGGCATAAGATTTCTTTAAGTACCTCTATTGAGATTATACTAAAAACTTCTACTAAGTATCGACTACCAGAGCCGGTAAGGTTAGCTCATATCTATAGCAAAAAGGCATTAAACTTTGAAATAAAAGGAGAGCTTCTTTAAAGTTTCAATTTCTTCTCTTCTTCCTAATTTTGCATTTTTTATTGCTTTTTCTAAGAGCTCTATGGTTTTATCGTAATTTTCTCTATCTACTGGGTATGGGTGTCCATCCTTCCCTCCATGGGCAAAAGAAAATCTTGCAGGATCCTTTATGCTGGCTGGGGTATTATAAACAAGTTCGCTTATAAGGGTTAAGGCTCTTAAGGTTTTAGATCCTACACCTTCTTTTAGTAGTACTTCTTGGAAATCTTTGGGTGGAGCCTCATAGGTCTTTAACAAGATTGTTTTTAGGTTTTCGGGTCTTATCTCCTTAGGAGTTATAGGATGGTAAGATGGAAGTTTTAATGAAACTTCATTCCATAGTTTTAGGACCTTATCGGGTTTTTCATTCATAAGTTGTGTAATCACTTCTTGCGCTGGTTTACTTTCTTTTGCTACCAAATTTATGACATAGTTTTCGAACTTCTGAGTGATTATTCCTTTATGGGGTTCCTCAATAAAACTTTTTACCTCTTCTCCAAGCCAATGATATCTTCTTGCAAAATTGTTATTCTCATTCATACCTTGCTGTATAACACACCAATTTCCTTCTTTGGTGAAAATCAAAAGATGGTGATAAAGCTGGTATCCATCTTGTATGGCATTGTTATCAACTCTAGCCACCGTTCTGCTTACAAGAATCCATTTTTGAGGATCAAAACCCTCTTTTTCTGCTAATCTTTTTATTTCTTCTGGAGTATTCAGACCAGCCTTACCTTTTCCGCCTACAATATATAGGCCTATTTCATGAGAAAGTTCTCCTAATCCTTCTTTTAAAGCAGCACCTGTAGTAGTGGTAAGGCCGCTTGAGTGCCAGTCAAAACCTAATACACAACCTAAGGCTTGAAACCAGAAAGGATCAGATAATTTTTTTAAAAGTTCATCTATTTTGTTTTCGACGGCAAAGAGAAGAATAATTTCTCTTGAAAGCTTTTTCATTCTTTGAAAAAGCCAAAATGGGGCTTTTCCTGAATGGAGAGGTAATTCTGCAATTTCTCTTTTAAGCATAATCAATTATAATTATACCTAAAGCCTTTGTTAAAAAGAAGGGAGAAATGTAAATTATGAAAAAAAGAACAGTTTTCTTTACTACTATCTTCACTATTTTATTAATGATAGTTATGTTTTCTCTTCTTTCTCTTGGAAAGGAAAACTCACCTAAATTTCCCCGTGGAAGGCTTTTAATAACACAAGGGGATAAATCTCTTGAGATACCTATTGAGATAGCTGATCGAGATGAGTTATGGACTTTAGGACTTATGTATAGAAAAAGTATCCCTTGGGAGTATGGAATGCTTTTTGTATTCCCTTATGATACAAATGCTGGATTTTGGATGAAAAATACTTATGTTCCTCTTGATATAGCTTTTATTTTGGAGGATGGCACTATTATAAATATACAAAGAATGGAGCCATGTAAGGATGAATTAAACTGTCCTATTTACTTTAGTCCTAAGCCTTATAGATATGCTTTAGAGGTTAGAGCTGGCTTTTTTGAGAGGTATGGTTTCTCGGTAGGAGCAAAGATCAAATATTGGAGAGAATAATTGACTTTTAGGGTAAAATTTTCTATGCTTTAAAAGATATTTTTAAATCTTCGGAAAGGAGGTCTTAAAAATGAGCGCACCAAAAATTGATAGAGATCTTTGCATTGGATGTGGGGTTTGTGCTTCTTTATGTCCTGATGTATTTGAAATTGATGAAGAAGGAAAAGCTGTAGTAAGAGAAGGGGCAGATTGTGAATCCGCAGGATGCTGTCAAGATGCTGCCGATTCTTGTCCAGTAGGAGCTATAACTCTTTAATTTTTATATTACTTAAAAATGGTTTTAAGAGGGGGGGGTTTTCCTCCCTCTTATTTAATTTAGGGGGTAGTAAAAGTGATATCTAAAAGCATAGCTGAAGAAATTCTTGAAATTTCCTTAAGCAAAGGTGGAGATTTTTCGGAATTATTTTTTGAGGTTAGTAATTCTCTTTATTTTTATTTTGACGATAATAAGTTAGAGGAAGCAGTAGCGGGAGAAGATGTAGGAGTAGGTTTAAGGGTAATATTAGGAGACAGAACTTTTTATGGATATACTACTGATATTTCATTGATGGGATTGAGAAAACTTGCCAAGAATTTAGCGGAAGCTGTGTTTCAAGGAGATAAAGATATAAAAGTTGTCCTATCTGAGAAAGATGAGTATGGCATAAGGCCTTTAAAGGATATAGGAAGTTTTGAGATAAAAGAAGGAAAAGATATTTTGAAGATTATGAATGAAAAGGCAAGGGGTTACGATTCAAGGATAGTTCAATTTACTTCTGTGATAAGGACTGTAGATCAGAAGATTCTTATTGCAAACACAGAGGGGGATTTTATTGAAGATAGGAGAGTAAGAACTGCGGTTTATGGACTTTCCGTTGGGTCTTATAATGGAATTATTCAAACAGGATATGAGACGGTTGCAGGTACGGTAGGTTGGGAGCTGCTTACTGAAGAAGTTATTAATAAAATCCCATACGAGGCTTCAAGAAGGGCTATTCTACTCCTTGAAGCCAAAGAAGCTCCGGCTGGAGTTATGCCAGTGGTTATATCTTCAAAGGCTGGAGGTGTTCTAATACACGAAGCTGTTGGACATGGTCTTGAAGCTGATTTGGTTGATAAGGGAGTCTCAGTGTACAAAGGAAAGATTGGAGAAAAGGTAGCTTCAGAGCTGGTTACTATGGTAGATGCAGGTGTTCTTGAAGGAATGTACGGCTCTTCAGCAGTGGACGATGAAGGAGTAAAAACTAATTATAATGTTCTAATTGATAGGGGTATTTTGAAGGGATATATGCATTCAAGAATTACCGCAAAAAAGTTCAATGTTCGTCCTTCAGGAAATGGGAGAAGACAAAATTTTCGATATCCTCCTATTCCTCGAATGACTAATACCTTCATTCTTCCAGGAGAAAGTAAAGTAGAAGATATGTTACAAAGATTAGAGAGAGGAATATATGTGGTAAAGATGGGAGGAGGTCAGGTAGATACAACCTCTGGAGATTTTGTTTTTGGAATTGAAGAGGGTTATCTTGTAATAAATGGTGAAATTAAACATCCAATAAGAGGTGCAACATTAATAGGAAATGGACCTAAGATTTTAGAAAAGATTGAAATGATTGGAAATGATATTGGTTTTGCTCCTGGTACTTGTGGAAAAGACGGGCAAGGAGTTCCTGTAACCGATGGTATGCCTACTCTTTTTATATCTGAGATTACTATTGGGGGTACAGAGAAAGGAGAGTAATTTTCATGACCGTTGATTTATTTAAATTAATTGAGGATTTAAGAAAACAAAAAATAGAGTGTGAAATATTTTTTCAAGAAAGAGAAAAAAGTACTTTAGTAATCTCTAGGCAGGAGGTTGAAAATTATCAAATTTCTAGGGAGTATGGCATTGGGGTAAGGGTTATAAAAGATGGTAAACATGGATTTTCTTATACTACCAATTTAGATAAGATAGATGAAACAATACAGAGAGCAATTGAACTTTCTCAGGTAATGGAAGAAGATGAGAATTGGAAATTTTCTAAAGATTTAGATCTTAAAGATTTTAAGTACTATCCTGAAGAGCCATCCTTTCAAGAAAAAATAAAAAGATTGGTAGAGTTAGAAAAAGAAATCTATTCAAAAGATAAAAGAGTAAAAACTGTGAGAAATATTGTTTGGGAGAAAACAACGGACAATAATAGAATAATAAGTACAACGGGTTTATCTTTGGAATATAATCAACAGTACCAGTATATATATACAGAGATTGGTGCTTCTGATGGGACTAATGAAAGAAGTGGATTTGAATTTGATGTGGCTAGGAGTTGGAATGAGCTTGAATTTGATAAATTAGTTGAAAAGGTGGTTTGGCAGGCCACAAGTTTATTGGGAGCATTGCCCAAGAAGACGCAAAGTGTAGACATAATTCTTCCTGCAGAAAGAGCCAGTGAATTTTTAGAGCTTATTTCTGAACTATTTTCTGCAGAGAATGTTCAAAAAGGAAAGTCTGTATTAAAGGGATTGTTAGGTGAGAGTGTGGCTTCTCCAATTTTGAGTATTGTAGAGGATCCTCTTTCTGAAAAAGCTTTGATTCCTAGACTTTTTGACGATGAAGGAATAAAGACTTATCAAAAATATTTCATAAGAAATGGTGTACTGGAGAATTTTGCTTATAATGTCTATAGCGCTAATAAGGAGGGTAAAAATTCTACTGGTAATGGGGTTAGGGGCTCTTTTAAGTCTTTGCCCCAGGTTGATTATTTTAATCTGTACATTGAGCCTAGAGATAAGAGTGAAGATGAGCTTATAAAATCAGTGAGAAATGGGGTTTATGTTATTTCTTTAATGGGGCTCCATCTTGCAGATACAATCTCTGGAGATTTTTCCTTAGGAATCGAGGGTTTATGGATAAAAGATGGAGAATTAGCAGAACCTGTTGCAGAGATGACTATTTCAGGTAATTTGAAGGATTTTTTAAAAAATATAACTGGCATTGGTAATAAATTAGACCTCAAAGGTAATATAAATTCACCTATGTTAAAGCTTGAAGATATCACATTAGCAGGAAAATAATTTTTAAGGGGAGGATTTTCTTATGGTAAAGATGTTTTCTTCTCAAGATTTAATTGAAATGGCTATACACATTGAAGAAGAAGGAGAAAAATTTTATGAATTAATGGGATCAAAGGTAGAAGATGAAGAATTGAAAAAATTATTTAGCTATCTTGCTTTAGAAGAAAAAAGACATGCCTTAGCTTTTAAGGAAATTTACTCTCGTTTGGAGAATGAAGGCTTTGTTTCTGCTTATCCTGATCAGGAAGCTAATAAATATTTGCATGCTTTTGTAGATTCTCAAATTTTTATTGATTGGGATAAGCTTTCTACAAGAACAGTATGGAGTTTATCAGAAGTATTAGATCTTGCTATAAGTTTAGAAAAAGACTCTATTCTCTTTTATTATGAAATGGAAAAATATATTCCTGAAAAGGATAAAAACATCCTGTATGAAATAATAAAACAGGAGAAGATGCATCTTTCTCAGCTTACTGAATTTAAGAAAGGTATAAAGAATTAGTCTTTCAATTTATATAACATTTCTTCAGAAAGTTCTCCTTTAAATACTTCTTCTACTGGTCCAATAAGATTTACGGACCAGTCAGGGTTTATTCTTATGTGTAATGTTCCTCCAGGCATGATTACTTCGACTTGATTATTGACTAATCCCTTTCTATATGCTGCTGATGCTGCTGCACAAGAACTACTCCCTGATGCAAGAGTATATCCTGCTCCTCTTTCCCAAATTCTTATCTCTATTTTATTTGAATCTAAAACCTTAACCATTTGTACATTAATTCTATTGGGAAATATTGGATTATTTTCTATTTTAGGCCCTAAAGATTTAATCTTTTCTTCATCAATTTCGTCTACAAAGAAGACACAATGAGGGTTTCCAATAGAAAGGCATGTAATTTTTAAAATTTCACCATTAATTTTTAATTCCTCATCTATCACCTCTCTTTCTGGGCCAGCAACAGGAATCTCAGAACTTCTAAAGGTAACTTTCCCCATTTCTACTTCAATGGTTTTTGCTCTTCCATTTTGTTCTTCTATTACGGAGGCTTTTACTTTTCCTCCTAAAGTGTATATGAAGAACTCTTTCTCAGTAGTATATTTATAATCGTAAATATACTTTGCAAGAATTCTTATACCATTTCCACTTTTTTCTGCTTCGCTTCCATCGGGATTGAATATTCTTACTTTAAATTCTTGATTGTTTATTTTTTCAAGAACAAGTATACCATCAGAGCCAACTCCACGATTTCTATCGCATATTAGACGTATGTTTTTCTCGGTTAAGGGGAAGTTTATTTGAGTTTTATCAAAGACAATATAATCATTTCCAAGTCCATGGCTCTTTACAAACTCTACCATAAATTACCTCCTTGTCTTAGTGTATTTTTGATAATTTATTTTTATCAGATTCTTCTTTTTTGTAAAGATTTCTTTGGGAGATAAAATGATAAAATTAGAAAGAGGAAAATTTTCCAGAAAGGAGAAAGATTATTATGCTTTTTGGAGAACTTGCTCAATATTTTGAAAGAATAGAGAAAACTACTAAAAGGAATGAGATGATGGAGATTCTTGCAGATCTTTTTAGAAAAGTTGACAAAGAAGAAATTGATAAAATTATCTACTTGTTAAACGGAAGAGTTGCTCCTGATTATGAAAAAATTGAGTTTGGAATGTCAGATAAGTTGGTTTTAAGAGCTATGGCCTTAGCATTGAAGATTCCTTTATTAGAGCTTGAAAGATCTTATAAGGAAGTAGGAGATTTAGGAGAATTGGTAGTTAAGTATTCCAAAAATGAAGGAAAAGACTTAACTGTTGTAGAGACTTTTAACACTTTATATGATATTGCAAACTTGTCAGGTGAAGGAAGTGTAGACGCTAAGGTAAATAGGCTTGCTTTTTTAATAAACTCTTTGACACCTCAAGGAGGAAAATATTTAGTAAGAATCGTTTTGGGTAAATTAAGACTTGGAGTTGGTGAGCCAACAATTATGGATGCTTTATCTTTTGCAAAAGTGAAAGATAAAGGTTTGAGGCCTTTCATTGAGAGGGCTTTTAATATTACTTCTGATTTGGGATACGTGGCTAAGGTCTTCTGGGAAGGCGGAGTTGAGGCACTAAAAAGGATAAAAGTTCAGGTAGGAAGACCAATAAGAATGGCTCTTGCAGAAAGAGTATCACGGGCAGAAGAGATTATAAAAAGGCTTGGGAAATGTGCTGTAGAGCCTAAATTTGATGGTTTTAGATGTCAGATTCATAAAAAGGAAAATAGTGTAAGAATTTTCTCGAGAAATTTAGAAGATAACACATATATGTTTCCAGATTTGGTTGAAGCTGTTTTAAAGCAATTTCCTGATAGGGATGTTATTATAGAAGGAGAGGCGATATCATATAATCCAGAGACGGGTGAATTTTATCCATTTCAAGTCACAGTGCAGAGAAAAAGAAAATATAACATATCTGAAATGGTGGAATTATATCCTTTACAGCTTTTTGCCTTTGATATCCTATATTTAGATGGAGAAGATACAACTTCTTTACCTTACATAAGAAGAAGACAAAAATTAGAAGAAGCTTTAGTAGAAGGCGAGAAGATTTCTATTACTAAAAATATAATTACTAATGATCCAAAAGAAATTCAATCTTTTTTTGAGGAGTGTATTACTGAAGGCTTGGAAGGAATAGTTGCAAAAAGATTAGATGCTCCATATCAGGCAGGAATGAGAAACTTTAACTGGATAAAATTAAAGAGATCTTATCAAGGACATCTGGCAGACACGGTAGATTGTGTTATCTTAGGATATTTTAAAGGAAGAGGGCATAGAGCTAAGTTTGGAATAGGTGCTCTTCTTGTAGGAGTATATGATGATGAGAGAGATCTTTTTAAAACTATAGCTAAAATAGGTACAGGGCCTACAGAAGAGGAATGGGTAAAATTTAGAGAAATACTTGATGAAATAAAGGTAGAAAAGAGGCCTAATAATGTAGAGTCTTTCATTGAACCTGATGTTTGGGTAGAGCCTAAATACGTGGTGGTAGTTCAGGCGGATGAAATAACAAGGAGTCCTGTACATACTTGTGGAAGGGAATTAGATGGACTTGGATATGCCTTGAGATTCCCTAGGGTTCAAGGATTTGTTAGAGAAGATAAAGGTCCATATGATGCTACTACTGTGAAAGAAATTTTAGAGATGTTTAGAAATCAAAAGAAAGAAAAAGTAGAAGAGGACTCAGATTTATTATAGGTTAAAAAAATAAAAATACCCTCTTGCAAAGGGTAAGGGGTTTGTGATAGAATTTAAAGCGCCCGAGGGAAAGGGCGGATGAACCTTGGACAAAGGGAGAGAGAAGGAAGAAGGGAAAAGAGGAAAGGGAAGCGGTCGTAATAGATAAAGAGCGAGGATTAAACCTTCCGAGAGGAAGGTTATATTTATTATAACCGGATGGAGGGTTTGATCCTGGCTCAGGACGAACGCTGGCGGCGTGCCTAAGGCATGCAAGTCGAGCGGTAGCTCCTATTGGTTTATGCCGATAGGAGTGAGAGCGGCGCACGGGTGAGTAACACGTAGGTAACCTACCCCAGAGAGGGGGATAACACCTCGAAAGGGGTGCTAAACCCCCATATACTTACCGAGCGATATGCTCAGGTAAGGAAAGAGTATAGAGGGGTAACCCTCTATGCTGCTCTGGGATGGGCCTGCGGCCTATCAGCTAGTTGGTGGGGTAATGGCCCACCAAGGCTAAGACGGGTAGCCGGCCTGAGAGGGTGGTCGGCCACACTGGGACTGAGACACGGCCCAGACTCCTACGGGAGGCAGCAGCCGGGAATCTTCCGCA
Coding sequences:
- a CDS encoding ABC transporter permease; its protein translation is MSRVIWSPTRYRRFSLGDIIILLFIGSIIYAISSLNTIYSKPTEVISLDLSPQKLPLYSLFSLLRMILAYFISLIFTIVYAYTAAYKKSLEKILIPLLDILQSIPVLSFLPPVFMAVISMFPGSKLGLEITSIILIFTGQVWNMVFSFYQSLISIPRDLKEAAQLFKLNPWQRFWYLELPYSAIGLIWNSMMSWAGGWFFLMACEMFTLTNQNFVLPGLGSYLSFAALKGDLLKIFYGLFALITVIILLDQLVWRPLLSWSQKFKVEYVQAEEYYESKVLLWYRRSRIFDLLYKKIILPLRERLEILFISYYDKKEKQEIKTSKISKLLNLIVSTILIFLVLRGFIGLLKLIINLPLNMWKDIIYSAFLTLLRVTTAVLIALSWTLPLGVRIGMNPKLSKVIQPIVQIVASVPATAIFPVIVMYLINLPGGLNIASIVLMLLGTQWYLLFNIIAGGMSIPNDLIEVSELLKLSKIDKWKILIIPSILPFLVTGGITAMGGAFNASIVSEYIEFHNQIYKIKGLGALITEASSKGNNSLLAASTLVMALIVVTINRLFWKRLFKKSEELLS
- a CDS encoding glycoside hydrolase family 57 protein codes for the protein MGKLYVSFIWHMHQPYYKDTSKSLSIFPWVRFHGIKNYYNMVSILKDFPKIKQTFNFVPSLLLQIQEYLDRRTTDLWLEKSLKKASELNMEDKKFILDNFFLLNKEKMGFIFPRFKELYYKKLNNEEYTVQDFLDLQVLYNLAWFDPDLRKKDSFLIYLVEKGKNFTEEEKLKVIEKQFEILRGLFSLYRSMQDSGQIEVIFSPFFHPIMPLLIDTKSAKVSTPELPLPFDYFSFKEDAEKQLFLGKEYYRKLFDKDPLGIWPSEQAVSPEFVEMVSEFNIKWFVSDERILFKSLGEDFLRDNEEFINKPEILYKPYRINLNGKEVYAVFRDQVLSDRIGFVYMNYPPEDGAKDLYYRLLKIKNSLPQNSDFLVTIALDGENCWEYYDNDGRDFLRNLYTLLSDSKELETITVKDFIEKTKNFGELNNIFTGSWINADLTTWIGEIEENLAWEYLTITRKFVEKKKDRVDWISLMAAEGSDWFWWYGDDQESGYDEIFDEIFRSHLKNVYRSINKAYPSFLDFPIVFRNPLWRSRRSLIFTPKIDGIITSKDEWVLSSLNLLEEKKSEFITGIYYGYDLSNLYMRIDLMDKAEKYFNDDYFIVINFYSRNKGSCKYRLDLRNELCGDNISLKIKDIVEVSIPWDKFTGFDRNSTIHFKVDLCKNTEMVESLEDTENFWFEIPNLMDEIITKLFLFGDPSRKVELSTMLISRKKVYNLYSKVSILQDSLKKDFVKIENKGEIIEVTKHISLRELLFLIQCVRDLKVFGILDKYVCAPVGRVSKTEGIYVIEPKVFVHDFLKKYIEKEKLEVPIEMDKLGRIEIYGL
- the nfi gene encoding deoxyribonuclease V (cleaves DNA at apurinic or apyrimidinic sites) encodes the protein MDYESKYFKWLGYEETVRLQKEISEKIIKEDAFKNLRYVGGVDTSSIEDKIAGVIVVLEFNTLEVLEVSIEISQVNFPYIPGFLSFREGPIILKAWENLKIKPDLLIFDGQGIAHPRRLGIASHVGYVLDVPSIGCAKKILVGVYKEPDKKRGSFEYIYIDNEIVGAVVRTKDNVKPVFVSLGHKISLSTSIEIILKTSTKYRLPEPVRLAHIYSKKALNFEIKGELL
- a CDS encoding DUF763 domain-containing protein, coding for MLKREIAELPLHSGKAPFWLFQRMKKLSREIILLFAVENKIDELLKKLSDPFWFQALGCVLGFDWHSSGLTTTTGAALKEGLGELSHEIGLYIVGGKGKAGLNTPEEIKRLAEKEGFDPQKWILVSRTVARVDNNAIQDGYQLYHHLLIFTKEGNWCVIQQGMNENNNFARRYHWLGEEVKSFIEEPHKGIITQKFENYVINLVAKESKPAQEVITQLMNEKPDKVLKLWNEVSLKLPSYHPITPKEIRPENLKTILLKTYEAPPKDFQEVLLKEGVGSKTLRALTLISELVYNTPASIKDPARFSFAHGGKDGHPYPVDRENYDKTIELLEKAIKNAKLGRREEIETLKKLSFYFKV
- a CDS encoding DUF192 domain-containing protein produces the protein MKKRTVFFTTIFTILLMIVMFSLLSLGKENSPKFPRGRLLITQGDKSLEIPIEIADRDELWTLGLMYRKSIPWEYGMLFVFPYDTNAGFWMKNTYVPLDIAFILEDGTIINIQRMEPCKDELNCPIYFSPKPYRYALEVRAGFFERYGFSVGAKIKYWRE
- a CDS encoding ferredoxin — translated: MSAPKIDRDLCIGCGVCASLCPDVFEIDEEGKAVVREGADCESAGCCQDAADSCPVGAITL